In Mycobacterium gallinarum, a single window of DNA contains:
- the dtd gene encoding D-aminoacyl-tRNA deacylase has protein sequence MRVLVQRVTSAAVRVDGEVVGAVRPERQGLVALVGVTHDDDTSKAQRMAEKLWQLRILDDEKSASDVGAPILVVSQFTLYANTARGRRPAWNAAAPRAVAEPLVTAFADALRALGAQVETGVFGADMRVELVNDGPVTVLLEL, from the coding sequence ATGCGCGTCCTGGTCCAGCGGGTGACGTCGGCGGCGGTGCGGGTCGACGGTGAGGTGGTCGGAGCGGTCCGCCCCGAGCGCCAGGGGCTGGTGGCGCTGGTAGGGGTGACGCACGACGACGACACGTCGAAGGCGCAGCGCATGGCCGAAAAGCTCTGGCAGCTGCGCATTCTCGACGACGAGAAGTCGGCGAGCGACGTCGGGGCGCCAATCCTCGTAGTCAGCCAGTTCACGCTCTACGCCAATACCGCCAGGGGCCGCCGTCCCGCCTGGAACGCCGCCGCCCCTCGCGCGGTGGCCGAACCGTTGGTGACCGCCTTCGCCGACGCACTTCGTGCCCTAGGCGCACAGGTCGAGACGGGCGTGTTCGGGGCGGACATGCGAGTGGAACTCGTCAACGACGGCCCCGTGACGGTGCTGCTCGAGCTGTGA
- a CDS encoding heavy-metal-associated domain-containing protein encodes MSTTTVTVTGMSCGHCATSVREEITEIPGVRAVDVDLASGSVTIESDSVLEAAAIKTAVEDAGYQLAS; translated from the coding sequence ATGAGCACGACAACGGTCACCGTAACCGGAATGAGCTGTGGACATTGCGCCACGTCGGTACGTGAGGAGATCACGGAGATCCCCGGCGTCCGAGCCGTCGACGTCGACCTTGCCAGCGGTAGCGTCACCATCGAGAGCGACAGCGTGCTCGAGGCGGCCGCGATCAAGACCGCCGTCGAGGACGCCGGCTACCAGCTGGCCAGCTGA
- a CDS encoding heavy metal translocating P-type ATPase, with amino-acid sequence MSVVELSVDGMTCASCANRIEKKLNKIEGVTATVNFATEKARVEFGDDVTAEQLVATVADAGYQAHLPVPDPVVTDDDPTSALRTRLLICLALTVPVVAMAMVPAWQFTYWQWLSLTLAAPVVVWGAWPFHRAAWANLRHGTATMDTLISMGTLAALGWSIYALFWGTAGTPGMTHAFELTIGRTDGSGNIYLEAAAGVTTFILAGRYFEARSKRRAGAALRALLELGAKDVTVRRDGAEQRIPIDALNVGDEFVVRPGEKIATDGVVVEGHSAVDASLLTGESVPVEVEPGAEVVGATVNADGRLVVRASRVGSDTALAQISRLVEDAQNGKAQAQRLADRISGVFVPIVIALSVATLGFWIGTGGPIAAAFTAAVAVLIIACPCALGLATPTALMVGTGRGAQLGILIKGPEVLESTDQVDTILLDKTGTVTTGTMTLVDVIAAEGVHTDEVLRLAGALEEASEHPVAKAIAAGAQAKVGDLPAAVDFTNLRGLGVQGVVDGVDVTVGRARLFTQMPDELDEALRRAEAEGRTAVAVGRDGAAVGVLVVADAVKPTSADAVKELRALGLTPILLTGDNEATARTVAAQVGIDEVIAEVLPSEKVDVVKRLQTDGKIVAMVGDGVNDAAALAQADLGLAMGSGADVAIEASDLTLVRNDLRTVGDAIRLSRRTLATIKGNLFWAFAYNVAALPLAAAGLLNPMIAGAAMAFSSVFVVSNSLRLRRFKPSR; translated from the coding sequence ATGTCAGTCGTCGAACTCTCGGTGGACGGCATGACGTGCGCGTCGTGTGCCAACCGAATCGAGAAGAAACTCAACAAGATCGAGGGCGTCACCGCCACGGTCAATTTCGCGACCGAGAAAGCCAGGGTTGAGTTCGGCGACGATGTGACCGCTGAACAACTCGTAGCGACGGTGGCGGACGCCGGCTATCAGGCCCACCTGCCCGTGCCGGACCCCGTTGTCACGGACGATGATCCGACCTCCGCCCTGCGGACCCGGTTGCTGATCTGCCTGGCGCTGACGGTGCCGGTCGTCGCGATGGCGATGGTGCCCGCGTGGCAGTTCACCTACTGGCAGTGGTTGTCGTTGACATTGGCTGCACCGGTGGTGGTCTGGGGTGCATGGCCGTTCCACCGGGCGGCGTGGGCGAACCTGCGGCACGGTACCGCCACCATGGACACGCTCATCTCGATGGGCACGCTGGCCGCGCTCGGGTGGTCGATTTACGCGCTGTTCTGGGGCACCGCGGGCACGCCTGGGATGACTCACGCGTTCGAACTGACCATCGGCCGCACCGACGGCAGCGGCAACATCTATCTCGAGGCCGCCGCGGGCGTCACCACCTTCATCCTCGCCGGGCGCTACTTCGAGGCCCGCTCCAAGCGACGCGCGGGCGCGGCGCTGCGGGCCCTGCTCGAGCTCGGAGCCAAGGACGTGACGGTCCGCCGAGACGGTGCCGAGCAGCGCATCCCGATCGATGCGCTGAACGTCGGTGACGAGTTCGTCGTGCGTCCTGGCGAGAAGATCGCCACCGACGGTGTGGTGGTCGAGGGACATTCCGCGGTCGACGCGTCCCTGCTGACCGGTGAGTCGGTGCCGGTTGAGGTCGAACCAGGTGCCGAGGTGGTCGGTGCCACCGTCAACGCCGATGGCAGGTTGGTGGTACGGGCGAGCAGAGTCGGCTCCGACACTGCGCTGGCGCAGATCAGCAGGCTCGTCGAGGACGCCCAGAACGGGAAAGCGCAAGCCCAGCGGTTGGCGGACCGGATCTCGGGTGTCTTCGTGCCGATCGTCATCGCGTTGTCCGTTGCGACGCTGGGCTTCTGGATCGGCACGGGCGGACCGATCGCGGCGGCGTTCACCGCGGCGGTGGCGGTGCTGATCATCGCGTGCCCCTGCGCGCTGGGTCTGGCGACGCCGACGGCATTGATGGTCGGCACCGGCCGGGGTGCGCAGCTGGGCATTTTGATCAAGGGTCCGGAGGTGCTCGAGTCCACTGATCAGGTCGACACCATCCTGCTGGACAAAACCGGCACGGTCACCACCGGCACGATGACCCTGGTCGACGTGATCGCCGCCGAGGGGGTGCACACCGACGAGGTCCTGCGGCTCGCAGGTGCACTCGAGGAGGCATCCGAACATCCGGTCGCGAAGGCCATCGCGGCAGGTGCGCAGGCGAAGGTCGGCGATCTGCCCGCGGCAGTGGACTTCACCAATCTGCGCGGCCTCGGCGTCCAAGGTGTGGTCGACGGCGTTGATGTGACGGTCGGGCGGGCGCGACTGTTCACGCAGATGCCGGACGAACTCGACGAGGCCCTGCGACGTGCGGAGGCCGAGGGTAGGACCGCGGTCGCGGTCGGCCGGGACGGCGCGGCCGTCGGTGTCCTGGTGGTCGCCGACGCGGTCAAGCCGACGTCCGCCGATGCTGTCAAAGAGCTTCGCGCGCTGGGGCTTACGCCGATCCTGCTCACCGGGGACAACGAGGCGACGGCCCGCACGGTGGCGGCCCAGGTGGGAATCGACGAGGTGATCGCCGAGGTTCTGCCCAGCGAGAAGGTCGACGTCGTGAAGCGACTGCAGACCGACGGCAAAATCGTCGCGATGGTGGGTGACGGTGTCAACGATGCGGCCGCGCTGGCACAGGCCGATCTGGGTCTGGCGATGGGCAGCGGCGCGGACGTGGCGATCGAGGCGAGTGACCTGACGTTGGTCCGCAATGACCTGCGCACCGTCGGTGATGCGATCCGGTTGTCTCGCAGGACACTCGCGACGATCAAGGGAAATTTGTTCTGGGCGTTCGCCTACAACGTGGCAGCGTTGCCGTTGGCGGCGGCCGGCCTGCTCAACCCGATGATCGCCGGTGCGGCAATGGCTTTCAGCTCCGTCTTCGTCGTCAGCAACAGCCTGCGACTGCGCCGGTTCAAACCGTCGCGATAG
- a CDS encoding NAD-dependent epimerase/dehydratase family protein — protein sequence MRGSKILITGPTGQVAVPVAKALAADNEVWGIARFTDSAARADLEESGVRCEPVNLASGDFTGLPTDFDYVINLAVAKSGRWEKDLAANAESVGLLMSHCRGAKAFLHCSSGAVYDPPGDDPRSEHAVLGDNHKPMFPTYSISKIAGEVVVRTMARALGIPSVIARLNVPYGDNGGWPFFHMEMMLGGSPIPVPPGGPARYNLMHEDDIIATIPKLLEVASVPATTLNWASEQFVSIQEWCEYLGSLVGVEPTFEESDRALRGNPLDVSLMRELIGPATVDWQDGLRRMAAKFHPELVG from the coding sequence ATGCGCGGTTCAAAGATCCTCATCACCGGTCCCACCGGGCAGGTCGCCGTCCCCGTCGCCAAGGCCCTCGCGGCCGACAACGAGGTGTGGGGCATCGCCCGTTTCACCGACTCCGCGGCCCGGGCCGACCTTGAAGAGTCAGGGGTGCGCTGCGAGCCGGTCAACCTGGCCAGTGGCGACTTCACGGGGCTGCCGACGGATTTCGACTACGTCATCAACCTCGCGGTGGCCAAGAGCGGCAGGTGGGAAAAGGATCTCGCCGCCAACGCCGAGTCGGTCGGGCTCCTCATGTCGCACTGCCGCGGCGCGAAGGCGTTCCTGCACTGTTCGTCAGGGGCCGTTTACGACCCACCCGGCGACGACCCCCGTTCTGAACACGCCGTCCTCGGGGACAACCACAAGCCAATGTTCCCAACATATTCCATCTCGAAGATCGCCGGTGAGGTCGTTGTCCGCACGATGGCTCGTGCGCTCGGCATTCCCAGCGTGATCGCCCGCCTCAACGTCCCCTACGGCGACAACGGCGGGTGGCCGTTCTTCCACATGGAGATGATGCTGGGCGGCTCACCGATCCCGGTCCCGCCAGGTGGGCCTGCCCGCTACAACCTGATGCACGAGGACGACATCATCGCGACAATCCCGAAACTTCTTGAGGTGGCCTCGGTTCCGGCGACAACCCTCAACTGGGCCAGCGAGCAGTTTGTCAGCATCCAGGAGTGGTGCGAATACCTGGGCTCGCTGGTGGGTGTGGAGCCGACGTTCGAGGAAAGCGATCGGGCGTTGCGCGGCAATCCGCTCGACGTTTCGTTGATGCGCGAACTGATCGGGCCCGCGACGGTCGACTGGCAGGACGGACTTCGTCGAATGGCGGCCAAATTTCACCCGGAGCTGGTCGGCTGA
- a CDS encoding adenylate/guanylate cyclase domain-containing protein, giving the protein MAEDFDIEASGLLDGLDGSARTERAELIEWLLGEGFTADQIRASFMPMLLAARRVLGEDGTYVSARETCEKTGIDLELLQRLQRAIGLPTVDDPDAAVHSRADAEAAAFGQRFIELGIEPDQLVQITRLLADGLSRAAEVMRYAGLATILDPTATELTIAKNSELLVSEAAPLLGPMIQEMLRLQLRHLLETEAISASEIAEGQRLPGARLVSIAFADLVGFTRLGEVVPPQDLERLAHRLADLAHEAAVPPVRFIKTIGDEVMLVSAEPVPLLEALMTLVEATEGDDEYPRLRAGMATGMAVSRAGDWFGSPVNLASRVTGAARPGSVLVSETTREAVGDDERFTWSFAGARHLKGISSDVKLFRVRRST; this is encoded by the coding sequence GTGGCCGAAGATTTCGACATCGAGGCGTCCGGGCTGCTCGACGGTCTCGACGGCAGCGCCCGGACCGAACGGGCTGAGCTCATCGAATGGCTGCTCGGTGAAGGCTTCACTGCCGACCAGATCAGAGCGTCGTTCATGCCGATGTTGCTCGCCGCCCGCCGAGTTCTGGGTGAGGATGGAACCTACGTGTCGGCCCGCGAGACCTGCGAGAAGACCGGCATCGACCTGGAACTGCTCCAGCGCCTGCAACGCGCGATCGGCCTGCCTACCGTGGACGATCCCGATGCCGCCGTGCACTCGCGTGCGGATGCGGAGGCCGCGGCGTTCGGGCAGCGTTTCATCGAATTGGGCATCGAGCCCGATCAGCTCGTGCAGATCACCCGGCTGTTGGCCGACGGCCTGTCGCGGGCGGCAGAAGTGATGCGCTACGCGGGTCTGGCCACCATTCTCGACCCGACGGCCACCGAGCTGACCATCGCGAAGAATTCGGAATTGCTCGTTTCCGAGGCCGCGCCGTTACTCGGCCCCATGATCCAGGAGATGTTGCGGCTTCAGCTGCGACATCTGCTGGAAACCGAGGCCATCAGCGCATCGGAAATAGCGGAGGGACAACGCCTTCCCGGAGCCCGCCTGGTGAGCATCGCGTTCGCCGACCTCGTCGGATTCACGCGGCTGGGCGAAGTGGTGCCGCCGCAAGACCTCGAACGGCTTGCGCACCGCCTGGCCGATCTCGCGCACGAGGCCGCGGTTCCGCCGGTGCGTTTCATCAAGACCATCGGCGACGAAGTCATGCTCGTCAGTGCCGAGCCGGTGCCTCTGCTCGAGGCTCTGATGACACTGGTCGAGGCGACCGAGGGCGACGACGAATACCCCAGGCTCAGGGCCGGCATGGCGACCGGCATGGCCGTCAGCCGGGCCGGCGACTGGTTCGGCAGTCCGGTGAATCTCGCCAGCCGGGTGACCGGCGCCGCCCGACCCGGTTCGGTTCTGGTGTCGGAGACGACGCGCGAGGCCGTCGGCGACGACGAACGATTCACGTGGTCCTTCGCGGGTGCGCGCCATCTCAAGGGCATCTCATCCGACGTCAAGCTGTTTCGCGTCCGTCGATCGACCTGA
- a CDS encoding DNA-deoxyinosine glycosylase, whose translation MAAPEVHGLPPIVGDGAHTLILGNMLSVMSVASQQYYGNPRNAFWRITGELFGFAADDPYDERSAALIANGIAVWDVLKSCRRKGSLDSAVEPDSMVGNDFGGLFVGYPGIRRIFFNGAAAEKNFHRLVRVAPDLPYRRLPSTSPAHTMRYEDKLATWRDALTAR comes from the coding sequence ATGGCCGCGCCAGAGGTGCATGGGCTCCCGCCGATCGTCGGCGATGGGGCGCACACGTTGATCCTCGGCAACATGCTGAGCGTGATGTCGGTGGCGTCCCAGCAGTACTACGGCAACCCCCGCAACGCGTTCTGGCGGATCACCGGTGAGCTGTTCGGGTTCGCCGCCGACGATCCGTACGACGAACGCAGCGCTGCGCTGATCGCCAACGGCATCGCTGTGTGGGACGTGCTGAAATCATGCAGGCGCAAGGGCAGCCTGGATTCCGCCGTTGAACCGGACAGCATGGTGGGCAACGATTTTGGCGGCCTGTTCGTCGGGTACCCGGGCATCAGACGAATCTTCTTCAACGGTGCCGCCGCGGAGAAGAACTTCCACCGTCTCGTCCGTGTCGCACCGGACCTGCCGTACCGGCGGCTTCCGTCGACGAGTCCGGCGCACACCATGCGTTACGAGGACAAGCTGGCCACCTGGCGTGACGCGTTGACCGCGCGTTAG
- a CDS encoding amidase codes for MDDRELAFAGAAQQARMLADGTVTAPALLDVYLDRIGRFDPELRSYRVVLADTAREHAAIAQARLDAGERLPLLGVPIAIKDDVDIAGQVTAFGTSAHGAARTTDAEVVRRLREAGAVFVGKTAVPEMTLWPFAETTTFGATRNPWNTDYTPGGSSGGSAAAVAAGLASMALGSDGMGSIRIPSTWCGLFGLKPQRDRVPLAPHDGAWNGLTVNGPIARTVEDAARFLDVTSDDSGFVRAAAKEPGTLRIAVSARVLLGVVTRVGVHQRAAMEESAALLRELGHQVVVRDPDYPSTAISHALSRYFRGAYDDVQTLPHPERLEARTRNFARIGSLISDERMKRIREAESELAERVQSIYDDVDVVLTPGTALGPSRIGAYQRRGAVSTLALVAARVPFQAVFNATGQPAAVVPWGLDGNGVPTSIQLVGRPFDEATLLSLSAQIEKVRPWVQRRPTVS; via the coding sequence ATGGACGATCGTGAACTCGCCTTCGCAGGTGCCGCGCAGCAGGCCCGCATGCTCGCAGACGGCACCGTCACCGCGCCGGCGCTGCTCGATGTCTACCTGGATCGCATCGGTCGCTTCGACCCCGAACTGAGGTCCTACCGGGTCGTGCTCGCCGACACCGCCCGCGAGCATGCGGCCATCGCACAGGCCCGCCTCGACGCCGGTGAACGACTGCCGCTGCTCGGCGTGCCGATCGCCATCAAGGACGACGTCGACATCGCCGGACAGGTCACGGCTTTTGGGACCTCGGCCCACGGCGCGGCTCGCACCACCGACGCCGAAGTCGTCCGTCGCCTTCGCGAGGCGGGCGCGGTCTTTGTCGGCAAGACCGCCGTGCCGGAGATGACGCTGTGGCCCTTCGCGGAAACGACGACGTTCGGTGCCACCCGAAATCCGTGGAACACCGACTACACGCCGGGTGGCAGCAGCGGTGGGAGTGCCGCGGCGGTCGCCGCGGGACTCGCGTCGATGGCGTTGGGGTCCGACGGCATGGGGTCGATCCGCATCCCGTCGACGTGGTGCGGACTGTTCGGCCTCAAGCCGCAGCGGGACCGGGTCCCACTGGCGCCGCACGACGGCGCCTGGAACGGCCTGACCGTCAACGGCCCGATTGCGCGAACGGTCGAGGACGCCGCCCGGTTCCTCGATGTGACAAGTGACGACTCCGGCTTCGTCCGTGCTGCAGCGAAAGAGCCTGGCACGCTTCGAATTGCGGTCAGCGCAAGGGTGCTGTTGGGAGTGGTGACACGCGTGGGCGTCCATCAGCGGGCGGCGATGGAGGAGTCGGCCGCACTGCTGCGTGAGCTCGGGCACCAGGTCGTCGTGCGGGATCCCGACTATCCATCGACCGCGATATCCCATGCGTTGTCGCGGTACTTCCGTGGGGCTTACGACGATGTACAGACGCTGCCTCATCCGGAGCGACTGGAGGCCCGCACCCGGAACTTCGCGCGAATCGGTTCGTTGATCTCCGACGAGCGGATGAAGCGGATCAGGGAGGCCGAGAGCGAGCTCGCCGAACGCGTTCAGTCGATCTATGACGACGTGGACGTCGTCCTGACTCCGGGCACTGCGTTGGGGCCGTCGCGGATCGGCGCCTACCAGCGGCGCGGTGCAGTCTCGACGCTGGCGTTGGTTGCCGCGCGAGTGCCGTTCCAGGCGGTGTTCAACGCGACGGGTCAGCCGGCCGCCGTCGTTCCGTGGGGCCTTGACGGCAACGGCGTGCCGACATCGATCCAGTTGGTAGGGCGGCCGTTTGACGAGGCGACGCTACTGTCGCTGAGCGCCCAGATCGAGAAGGTGCGACCGTGGGTGCAGCGACGGCCCACGGTGTCCTAA
- a CDS encoding HIT family protein produces MSCVFCAVVAGESPAIKIYENADYLAILDIRPFTRGHTLVIPKQHTVDLTDTPPETLAAMVTIGQRIARAARQSGLHADGNNVVINDGKAAFQSVFHIHLHVLPRQSGDKLSFAKGMLMRRDPDREESGRLLREALAKLDPAEQD; encoded by the coding sequence ATGTCCTGTGTGTTCTGCGCCGTCGTCGCCGGCGAATCGCCGGCCATCAAGATCTATGAGAACGCCGACTACCTGGCAATACTGGACATTCGGCCATTCACCCGCGGCCACACCCTGGTCATCCCGAAGCAACACACCGTCGACTTGACCGATACGCCGCCGGAAACCCTTGCCGCCATGGTGACCATCGGGCAGCGGATCGCGCGGGCAGCGCGTCAATCCGGTCTGCACGCCGACGGCAACAATGTGGTCATCAATGACGGAAAGGCCGCTTTTCAGAGCGTGTTCCACATCCACCTGCACGTGTTGCCGCGCCAGAGCGGCGACAAGCTGTCCTTCGCGAAAGGCATGCTGATGCGACGGGACCCGGATCGCGAGGAGTCCGGACGCCTTCTGCGGGAGGCGCTGGCGAAACTCGACCCCGCTGAGCAGGATTGA
- a CDS encoding nitroreductase family deazaflavin-dependent oxidoreductase: MTSRVQRAMLKVLSIHDKIYQATNGWVGHRLPFAPPNLLLRSVGAKTGAARTNSLTYAKDGENYLIVASNAGARRYPAWYHNLKANPDVEINVGPKRFPVTARIVGPDDPDYARLFRIADENNSGRYTAYQKKTTRPISVVALTPKS, from the coding sequence ATGACGTCACGTGTGCAGCGGGCGATGCTGAAGGTACTGAGCATCCACGACAAGATCTATCAAGCGACCAACGGCTGGGTGGGCCACCGCCTACCCTTCGCTCCCCCGAACCTGTTGCTTCGCTCGGTCGGAGCGAAAACCGGTGCGGCAAGGACGAACTCGCTGACCTATGCCAAGGACGGGGAGAACTACCTGATCGTCGCGTCCAACGCGGGCGCCAGACGCTATCCGGCGTGGTACCACAACTTGAAGGCGAACCCCGACGTCGAGATCAATGTGGGGCCGAAGCGGTTCCCGGTCACCGCGCGCATCGTCGGGCCGGATGACCCCGACTACGCCCGCCTGTTCCGCATCGCCGACGAGAACAACAGCGGCCGATATACGGCCTATCAGAAGAAGACGACGCGACCCATCAGTGTTGTCGCTCTGACGCCGAAGTCCTGA
- a CDS encoding LLM class flavin-dependent oxidoreductase produces MQLSVLDLVPVRTDQSTSDALAASTHLAQTADRLGYTRYWIAEHHNMPSVAATSPPVVIAHLAAHTTRLRLGSGGVMLPNHAPLAVAEQFALLEAAHPGRIDLGIGRAPGSDPVTSMALRGAAGRDDRDIEAFPEYLDDVVALMGAAGVRVPIPNQRYVLKATPAAVTEPKLWLLGSSMYSAHLAAAKGLPYVFAHHFSGQGTAEALAVYRSEFRPSDLASEPLTFLTVNAVVAETHDEAVALALPNLQMMARLRTGQPLGALDLVEDAQSAVVSPQAELIADAVLRRSVVGSPSEAAEQMRALADEFGVDEVMVNPAASARRGTDPATAPARDKTLELLAKELF; encoded by the coding sequence ATGCAGCTTTCCGTCCTAGACCTCGTCCCGGTACGCACCGACCAGTCCACGTCGGATGCGCTCGCGGCCTCGACCCACCTCGCGCAGACCGCCGACCGGCTCGGTTACACCCGTTACTGGATCGCCGAGCATCACAACATGCCCTCGGTCGCGGCGACCAGCCCGCCGGTCGTCATCGCCCATCTCGCCGCACATACCACCCGGCTGCGTCTCGGCTCGGGCGGTGTCATGCTGCCCAACCACGCCCCCCTTGCGGTCGCCGAACAGTTCGCGCTACTGGAGGCCGCGCATCCGGGACGGATCGACCTCGGCATCGGCCGAGCCCCGGGCTCCGACCCGGTGACGTCGATGGCCTTGCGCGGTGCTGCCGGTCGCGACGACCGCGATATCGAGGCGTTCCCCGAGTATCTCGACGACGTGGTGGCCCTGATGGGCGCCGCCGGGGTGCGGGTACCGATTCCGAACCAGCGCTACGTCCTCAAGGCGACCCCGGCCGCGGTGACGGAACCCAAGCTGTGGTTGTTGGGCTCGTCGATGTACTCGGCGCATCTGGCCGCGGCCAAGGGGCTGCCGTACGTGTTCGCGCACCACTTCTCAGGTCAGGGCACCGCGGAGGCGCTGGCGGTGTACCGGTCGGAGTTCCGGCCGAGCGACCTGGCGTCGGAACCCCTGACGTTTCTCACCGTAAATGCGGTGGTGGCCGAAACGCACGACGAGGCAGTGGCTCTGGCGCTGCCGAACCTGCAGATGATGGCGCGGCTGCGGACGGGTCAGCCGCTCGGGGCGCTGGACCTTGTCGAGGACGCCCAATCCGCGGTGGTCAGCCCCCAGGCAGAGCTCATCGCCGACGCCGTCCTGCGCCGTTCGGTGGTCGGATCGCCTAGCGAGGCGGCCGAGCAGATGCGCGCGCTGGCCGATGAGTTCGGCGTCGACGAGGTCATGGTCAACCCCGCGGCGTCGGCGCGCCGCGGCACTGACCCCGCGACGGCACCCGCACGGGACAAGACGTTGGAATTGCTGGCGAAAGAGCTTTTCTAG